A window of the Lactobacillus amylovorus DSM 20531 genome harbors these coding sequences:
- a CDS encoding AAA family ATPase, with amino-acid sequence MEDITMIIKRDKYMKFLNEFKDNDAIKVITGIRRSGKTFLMNMFIDQLKDEGIQDDQIIHINFEDLAFNDLKNEMDLYKFVHEHENKEKKNYLFFDEIQNV; translated from the coding sequence ATGGAAGATATTACTATGATAATAAAACGTGATAAATACATGAAGTTCCTGAATGAATTCAAGGATAATGATGCAATTAAGGTCATTACTGGAATTCGCCGTTCAGGGAAAACATTTTTGATGAATATGTTCATTGATCAGCTTAAGGATGAAGGCATACAAGATGATCAAATCATTCATATTAATTTTGAAGATTTGGCCTTCAACGATCTAAAAAATGAGATGGACCTATATAAGTTTGTGCATGAGCATGAAAATAAAGAAAAAAAGAATTATCTTTTCTTTGATGAAATTCAGAATGTGTAA
- a CDS encoding metal ABC transporter ATP-binding protein: MILDVNDLSMRFDTTTVFQDLNFKLEDGSMTALLGPNGTGKTTLIKILMGMLTPTGGSYKFSSDVKLGYVPQFRNIDSEYPLSIRAFIELNAPLFKTKKVKEQIDRQITETHLDKIQNTRMGEASGGQKQRAYLAQALLDRPNMIILDEATASLDPAAKEELMGLIKHLNQEHKITVLFVTHDIPLAKKYMSDYLYLNKGTIRQGKMKDFKEDFE, translated from the coding sequence TTGATCTTAGATGTGAATGACCTTTCAATGAGATTTGATACAACGACCGTCTTTCAAGATTTGAATTTCAAGCTTGAAGATGGTTCAATGACTGCTCTGCTTGGTCCAAACGGAACAGGAAAAACTACTTTGATTAAGATTTTGATGGGGATGCTTACACCAACAGGCGGTAGCTATAAATTCTCATCAGACGTCAAGTTGGGCTATGTTCCGCAATTTAGAAATATTGACTCAGAATATCCTCTTTCAATTCGTGCCTTTATCGAATTGAACGCTCCACTTTTTAAGACTAAAAAAGTAAAAGAGCAAATCGATCGTCAAATTACTGAGACGCATTTGGACAAAATTCAAAATACGCGCATGGGTGAAGCTTCAGGTGGGCAAAAACAACGTGCCTACTTGGCGCAAGCGCTACTCGACCGTCCTAACATGATTATCCTGGATGAAGCGACAGCGAGCCTGGATCCGGCTGCTAAGGAAGAATTAATGGGCCTGATCAAACACTTGAATCAGGAACACAAGATTACTGTGCTATTTGTAACGCACGATATACCGCTGGCTAAAAAGTACATGAGCGATTATCTGTACTTAAACAAGGGGACGATCAGACAAGGAAAGATGAAAGACTTTAAGGAGGATTTTGAATGA
- a CDS encoding metal ABC transporter permease codes for MFQYEFMRYAFLASTFIAITCGVVGVYVVARSYAFLAHTLSEIGFAGAAFAVFIGIAPLWGMLLFTLLGAISVGELSMHSDQKESSISAISALFIGLGVLFLAISGSNSRYATNILFGSIIGVDRQGVTQLVILSVIVLLMILLLQRSLNFDSFDHIGAAAHGIHTGFVGIVFLVAMAMSVAIGAQIVGSLLVFILLTLPSSTARYIGKTIPAMIGWSIGFALIGVWAGLYLGFITNWPVTFFIATIEVVIYLVAYMVHVIKHR; via the coding sequence ATGTTTCAATATGAATTCATGCGTTATGCCTTCTTAGCAAGTACTTTTATTGCGATCACCTGTGGTGTGGTTGGCGTGTACGTTGTAGCGCGTAGTTATGCGTTCTTAGCTCACACCTTGTCAGAAATCGGTTTTGCCGGTGCTGCTTTTGCGGTGTTTATCGGTATTGCGCCGTTATGGGGGATGCTTTTGTTCACCTTGCTTGGTGCGATCAGTGTTGGCGAATTGTCCATGCACAGCGATCAAAAGGAATCGTCAATTAGTGCGATTTCAGCACTATTTATTGGACTAGGCGTTTTATTCCTGGCGATTTCTGGTTCCAATAGCCGTTACGCTACGAACATCTTGTTCGGTAGTATCATAGGTGTAGATCGACAAGGTGTAACCCAATTGGTTATCTTGTCCGTCATCGTTTTGTTGATGATCCTTTTGTTGCAACGGAGTTTGAACTTCGATTCCTTTGACCATATCGGCGCTGCTGCGCACGGTATTCATACCGGTTTTGTTGGCATCGTCTTCTTGGTTGCAATGGCTATGTCTGTTGCAATTGGTGCGCAGATCGTTGGTTCATTGCTAGTATTCATTTTGTTAACACTGCCATCATCGACGGCGCGTTATATCGGTAAAACGATCCCCGCAATGATCGGCTGGTCAATCGGCTTTGCCTTAATCGGTGTATGGGCCGGACTTTACTTGGGCTTTATTACTAACTGGCCAGTTACCTTCTTCATTGCTACGATTGAAGTTGTGATTTACTTGGTTGCTTACATGGTTCACGTCATTAAGCACCGTTAA
- a CDS encoding DUF4767 domain-containing protein, with protein MNKVRKICLIIVACVLVIAAGVVVYLTVQSGKSSNSASEVATSKNKHKGSSTSSSSLSQSSSSEESSSDDQSSKFAQSGWSSDQEAQLASFMNRFGTKMKQKYKEYNGQESIETLAGEKYPDDFNEKRPKIPVF; from the coding sequence ATGAATAAAGTAAGAAAAATCTGTCTAATCATAGTTGCTTGCGTTTTAGTGATTGCAGCAGGAGTCGTGGTATATCTCACTGTTCAAAGTGGAAAATCGTCGAACTCTGCTTCTGAAGTTGCCACAAGTAAAAATAAGCATAAAGGTTCAAGCACTAGTTCTTCATCTTTATCACAATCATCAAGTAGCGAAGAAAGCAGCAGTGATGATCAAAGCAGTAAATTTGCGCAATCAGGTTGGAGCAGTGATCAAGAAGCCCAACTTGCAAGCTTCATGAACCGATTTGGTACCAAAATGAAGCAAAAATACAAGGAATATAACGGCCAAGAATCAATCGAAACTTTAGCTGGTGAAAAATATCCGGACGACTTTAATGAAAAACGCCCGAAAATCCCCGTATTTTAA
- the tnpA gene encoding IS200/IS605 family transposase: protein MNNKRDKIKDAGYEKHYVYNAHYHLTWCTKYRNQIFTNQDLAQEMRDLLKQIAEDNQIKIEKMEVMPEHIHLLISFRPSKSGSSVVKALKGRSAFLFFKNHPEIKQNKMWGGHLWSPSYYFGTVGNMSKEVVEKYINDQIYNAVRDGKPYPSPH from the coding sequence ATGAATAATAAGAGAGACAAAATAAAAGACGCAGGCTATGAAAAACACTACGTCTATAATGCACACTATCATCTAACTTGGTGTACTAAATACCGCAATCAAATCTTTACTAACCAAGACCTGGCTCAAGAAATGCGAGACCTGCTCAAGCAAATAGCTGAAGATAATCAAATCAAAATTGAAAAAATGGAGGTAATGCCTGAACATATTCATTTGCTTATCAGCTTTAGACCATCAAAATCAGGTTCAAGCGTAGTCAAAGCACTCAAAGGAAGAAGTGCTTTTTTATTCTTCAAGAATCATCCCGAAATTAAGCAAAACAAGATGTGGGGCGGACATTTATGGTCACCCAGCTATTACTTTGGCACGGTAGGGAATATGTCTAAAGAAGTAGTAGAAAAGTACATTAATGACCAGATCTACAATGCCGTTAGAGACGGCAAGCCCTATCCATCCCCGCATTAA
- a CDS encoding pyridoxamine 5'-phosphate oxidase family protein, whose protein sequence is MEFFKTHLAYLSTVDKNGEPQVGPKQSMKVLDNGHLQYLEKTKAHAYENLKNGSKAAVVVADVPSHTNVRIKGTAHIHEDDDYQKKIATEGGAPAAYVVDIDIEEIYE, encoded by the coding sequence ATCGAATTCTTCAAGACCCACTTAGCTTACCTTTCAACCGTTGACAAGAACGGTGAACCACAAGTTGGTCCTAAGCAATCAATGAAGGTGCTTGATAACGGTCACTTACAATACCTTGAAAAGACCAAGGCACATGCATACGAAAACTTGAAGAACGGTTCTAAGGCTGCTGTTGTGGTTGCTGACGTTCCATCACACACCAACGTTCGTATCAAGGGTACTGCTCACATTCACGAAGATGACGATTACCAAAAGAAGATCGCAACTGAAGGCGGCGCACCTGCTGCTTACGTTGTAGATATTGATATCGAAGAAATCTACGAATAA
- a CDS encoding IS110 family transposase, whose translation MDLLKTVFGIDVSSRKSNVCIMVNGQKVNDYAISNDMVGFNQLLDDLKQVTNPQIIFEATGVYSRRLQAFLNMHELRYVMMNPLEAKRKTKDDLHQNKTDKLDAMYLAKLQSEHPQRLAYVQSEEYQELMANNRIYEQASHDLITNKNRLHKAIQLTFPEIEHVMATPRGKNYWSIVLRFPHPDIVLETKEADIIDFLKSLSGIGKKRANDIMQKLIRLAKVACPAVKKDSAYVHGLKIAINNILSAEEECQTALQEMAKLAPKRDLEILTSIPGIGENTALRIISELGDIRRFKNPNQLNAFVGVDPQVYESGNLTAHLSISKRGTAIGRKVLYLAINQIQSAKKAGNPCHIADYYEKRKRSSETASHKKAAIASIHKLLRTIFALIKNDQLYSYDVAKHNQRLLS comes from the coding sequence ATGGATTTATTGAAAACTGTTTTCGGTATTGATGTTAGCAGCCGGAAGTCTAACGTATGCATTATGGTCAATGGCCAAAAAGTTAATGACTATGCCATCTCCAACGATATGGTAGGCTTCAATCAGCTGCTAGATGACCTTAAACAGGTTACCAACCCGCAAATTATCTTTGAAGCAACTGGCGTCTACTCCAGAAGACTCCAGGCGTTTTTGAACATGCACGAATTACGCTATGTCATGATGAACCCACTGGAAGCCAAAAGAAAGACAAAGGATGACCTGCACCAGAACAAGACCGATAAGCTTGATGCAATGTATCTCGCCAAGCTGCAATCTGAGCACCCGCAACGGCTGGCCTATGTTCAAAGCGAAGAATATCAAGAATTGATGGCCAACAACCGCATCTACGAGCAGGCTTCGCACGATCTGATAACCAACAAGAATAGACTGCACAAAGCCATTCAGCTTACTTTCCCAGAGATCGAACACGTGATGGCTACTCCAAGAGGAAAAAACTACTGGAGTATTGTTCTCAGATTCCCGCACCCTGATATCGTATTAGAAACAAAAGAAGCCGATATCATCGACTTCTTAAAGAGCTTATCTGGTATTGGTAAGAAACGTGCTAACGATATAATGCAAAAGCTTATTCGTTTAGCTAAAGTCGCATGCCCAGCTGTCAAAAAAGACAGTGCTTATGTTCATGGCCTCAAAATAGCTATTAACAACATCCTAAGCGCTGAAGAAGAGTGCCAGACTGCTTTACAGGAGATGGCTAAGCTGGCTCCTAAGCGGGATCTGGAGATCCTCACAAGCATTCCAGGCATCGGCGAAAACACTGCCTTGAGAATTATTAGTGAGCTCGGAGATATCAGACGCTTTAAAAACCCTAACCAATTAAATGCCTTCGTTGGCGTTGACCCTCAAGTTTATGAATCTGGCAACCTCACGGCCCACCTGTCAATTTCAAAGCGTGGGACAGCTATCGGCAGAAAGGTGCTGTACTTGGCAATCAACCAAATTCAATCGGCCAAGAAAGCAGGCAACCCTTGCCATATTGCGGATTATTACGAGAAACGAAAACGGTCTTCTGAGACTGCAAGTCACAAGAAGGCCGCTATCGCATCGATCCATAAATTATTACGGACGATCTTCGCTTTAATTAAGAATGATCAATTATATAGCTATGACGTAGCCAAACATAACCAAAGACTTTTGTCATAA
- a CDS encoding DUF4143 domain-containing protein, with product MTRQLLQQSYLFYETKKYSIRGKKLLSTLGKYYVADTGLRNIRLNKNYRDNLGHQIENIVFIELLRRGYNVDVGDYSGKEIDFVARKGNEIKYYQVTEHLPEGSTRETDNLRYIPDGYQKTVLSLSQFDEGTVDGIAVKYLIDWLLEEQIKR from the coding sequence ATGACAAGGCAATTGTTGCAACAATCATATCTATTCTATGAGACTAAAAAGTATAGCATTCGTGGTAAAAAATTACTGTCTACTTTAGGCAAATATTATGTTGCAGATACAGGTTTGAGAAACATTAGGCTTAATAAAAATTATCGTGATAATTTAGGTCATCAGATTGAGAACATTGTCTTTATTGAACTTCTTCGCAGAGGCTACAATGTTGACGTAGGCGATTATTCTGGTAAGGAGATCGATTTTGTTGCCCGCAAAGGTAATGAAATTAAGTATTATCAGGTAACAGAACATTTACCAGAAGGGAGTACGCGTGAAACTGATAATTTACGCTATATTCCTGATGGATATCAAAAGACAGTATTATCATTGTCACAGTTTGATGAAGGAACGGTTGATGGTATAGCTGTAAAATATTTGATCGATTGGTTATTAGAAGAACAAATAAAAAGATGA
- a CDS encoding L-lactate permease, producing MWIKFAIALIPIIWLIISLGVMRMSAARACIIGLVLTVLLAIFSFKLSVPNTLTAALEGIIMGIWPIMFVIVAALFAYNVTTESGGMKTIQDMLATISTDKRIIVLIIAWGFGGFLESIAGFGTAVAISAGILISFGLEPIQASVISLIANTTATAYGAIGLPILTLGEVTNLNQVSLSFLVSLQLCILVVLVPFILVILTGGGLKAIKGVGFITLMSGLGMAIPQVIAARFVGAELPAIAGSICSTAVTIWLTKWHKDEKVSEVERPDNKTLLKACSTFILIFIFVILASSLVPPVNNLLNKATTNLVVYTGKNPNTLSISWLSSPGTLILIATLIGGTIQGVSFKRMMQILCKSIKAVGMTTVTVCAIVGLAKVMVYAGMTDALAVALVSLLGQVYPLFAPLIGALGTFLTGSATSANVLFGNLQLSAATDLGVNKYWVVASNMTGATAGMLSPQNIAVATGSINREGDEGEILKETVKWGSLYLVVCCVFLYITGLLTGMI from the coding sequence ATGTGGATTAAATTTGCAATAGCATTGATACCAATTATCTGGCTGATCATTTCGCTGGGCGTAATGCGTATGTCTGCGGCTCGTGCTTGTATAATTGGACTTGTTTTAACGGTTTTATTGGCAATCTTTAGCTTTAAGTTGTCTGTACCGAATACGCTGACGGCAGCCCTAGAAGGAATCATCATGGGTATCTGGCCGATCATGTTCGTAATCGTGGCAGCGTTATTTGCGTACAATGTGACGACTGAATCAGGCGGGATGAAGACCATCCAGGACATGTTAGCCACTATTTCTACTGACAAGCGAATCATTGTCTTGATCATTGCTTGGGGCTTTGGTGGTTTCTTGGAGTCAATCGCTGGCTTTGGTACTGCTGTTGCAATTTCCGCGGGGATTTTAATTTCGTTTGGCTTAGAACCAATTCAGGCTTCTGTCATCAGTTTAATTGCCAACACGACAGCTACTGCCTACGGTGCAATTGGTTTGCCTATTTTGACATTAGGTGAAGTAACCAATTTGAATCAAGTGTCATTATCTTTCCTTGTTTCACTGCAGTTATGCATCTTGGTAGTACTTGTGCCATTTATCTTGGTAATTTTAACCGGTGGTGGTTTAAAAGCAATTAAAGGCGTTGGCTTTATTACCTTGATGTCAGGATTGGGCATGGCTATTCCCCAGGTAATTGCGGCTAGATTCGTTGGTGCGGAACTTCCTGCAATCGCCGGTTCAATCTGCTCTACTGCCGTAACTATTTGGTTAACTAAGTGGCATAAGGATGAAAAAGTGTCAGAGGTTGAAAGACCTGATAATAAGACATTGCTTAAAGCATGCTCTACTTTTATTTTGATCTTTATCTTCGTAATTTTGGCATCTTCACTTGTTCCACCAGTTAACAACTTATTGAACAAAGCAACCACAAACTTGGTTGTTTACACTGGTAAGAACCCTAACACACTTTCAATTAGCTGGCTTTCATCCCCAGGTACATTGATTTTGATTGCTACTCTTATTGGTGGCACGATTCAAGGCGTTAGCTTCAAACGCATGATGCAAATTTTATGTAAATCAATCAAGGCAGTGGGCATGACCACCGTTACGGTTTGTGCGATTGTTGGTCTTGCCAAGGTGATGGTTTACGCTGGAATGACTGATGCATTGGCCGTTGCTTTGGTTAGCTTGCTTGGTCAAGTTTATCCATTATTCGCTCCGCTTATTGGTGCGCTTGGTACATTCCTTACTGGTTCCGCAACTTCAGCCAACGTATTATTTGGTAACTTGCAGTTGTCGGCAGCGACTGATTTGGGCGTAAACAAGTACTGGGTTGTTGCTTCGAACATGACTGGTGCGACAGCAGGGATGCTTTCACCACAGAACATTGCGGTAGCCACGGGTTCGATTAACCGCGAAGGTGACGAAGGTGAAATCCTGAAGGAAACTGTCAAATGGGGTAGCCTGTACTTGGTTGTCTGCTGTGTGTTCTTGTACATTACAGGTTTGTTGACAGGTATGATTTAG
- the pepF gene encoding oligoendopeptidase F has product MAIPTRNEVPEDLKWDLTRIFKTDEDWEAAFDKAKDDVEKLEALKGTLTKSGKDLYEGLTKILAVKRDVENIYVYATMSSDVDTSNSHYLGYVSRVQTLANQFEAITSFISPEILSIPSDKLAQFKKDEPRLKNYEHYLETITNKRPHTLPAEEEKIIADASDAMGVSENTFNVLTNSDMEYGYVQDEDGNMEQLSDGLYSLLIQSQNRDVRKGAFDTLYAAYGQFQNSLASTLSGVVKKHNYNATVHKYDSACEAALSENNVPTKVYDTLIQEVDSHLDLLHRYVALRKKILGLKDLQMWDMYVPLTGKPALSYNFEEAKEVAKKALAPLGEDYLKHVDYIFNNRVIDVVESKNKVTGAYSGGAYDTDPYELLNWEDNVDSLYTLVHETGHSVHSWYTRNTQPYVYGDYPIFVAEIASTTNENILTEYFLDHITDPKTRAFILNYYLDSFKGTLFRQTQFAVFEQFIHEADAKGEPLTADTLDDVYGQLNQHYYGDSVEPGGDIALEWSRIPHFYYNFYVYQYATGFAAATALANKVVHGTDADREAYLGFLKAGSSDYPTEIMKHAGVDMTKPDYLEDAFKTFEKRLNEFESLIEK; this is encoded by the coding sequence ATGGCAATTCCAACAAGAAATGAAGTCCCTGAAGATTTGAAATGGGACTTAACCAGAATTTTTAAGACAGATGAAGACTGGGAAGCAGCTTTTGACAAGGCAAAAGACGATGTTGAAAAGCTGGAAGCATTGAAAGGTACTTTGACTAAGTCTGGTAAAGATTTGTATGAAGGCTTAACCAAGATCTTGGCAGTTAAGCGCGATGTCGAAAACATCTACGTTTATGCCACTATGTCTAGTGACGTTGATACTTCTAACTCACACTATTTAGGCTACGTTAGCCGCGTGCAAACTTTGGCTAACCAATTCGAAGCTATCACTAGTTTTATTAGCCCTGAGATCTTGAGCATCCCTAGCGACAAGTTAGCCCAATTTAAAAAGGACGAACCTCGCTTAAAGAACTACGAGCACTACCTTGAAACGATCACCAACAAGCGTCCTCACACTTTGCCAGCTGAAGAAGAAAAGATCATCGCTGACGCTAGCGACGCAATGGGCGTTTCAGAAAATACCTTTAACGTTTTAACCAACTCCGACATGGAATACGGCTACGTGCAAGACGAAGACGGCAACATGGAACAATTGTCTGACGGTTTATACTCACTTTTGATCCAATCACAAAACCGTGACGTCAGAAAAGGCGCCTTTGACACGCTTTACGCCGCTTATGGCCAATTCCAAAACTCACTTGCTTCTACGCTTTCTGGCGTGGTAAAGAAGCACAACTATAACGCTACGGTGCACAAGTACGATTCAGCTTGCGAAGCCGCATTGTCTGAAAACAACGTACCTACCAAGGTTTACGACACTTTAATTCAAGAAGTTGATTCTCACCTTGATTTACTCCACCGTTATGTTGCGCTACGTAAGAAGATTTTAGGACTCAAAGATTTACAAATGTGGGACATGTATGTGCCACTAACTGGTAAACCTGCTCTTTCCTATAACTTCGAAGAAGCAAAAGAAGTTGCTAAGAAGGCACTAGCTCCACTTGGTGAAGACTACTTGAAGCACGTCGATTACATTTTTAACAATCGCGTCATCGACGTTGTGGAATCAAAGAACAAGGTCACTGGTGCCTACTCTGGTGGTGCCTACGATACTGATCCATATGAACTTTTGAACTGGGAAGACAACGTTGATTCACTTTACACATTAGTGCACGAAACTGGTCACTCAGTTCACTCTTGGTACACTCGTAACACCCAACCTTACGTTTATGGTGACTACCCAATTTTCGTAGCTGAAATTGCTTCAACCACTAACGAAAACATTTTGACTGAATACTTCTTGGACCACATCACTGATCCTAAGACGCGTGCCTTTATCTTGAACTACTACCTTGATTCATTTAAGGGTACTCTGTTCCGTCAAACTCAATTTGCCGTATTTGAACAATTTATCCATGAAGCTGACGCTAAGGGTGAACCACTTACTGCCGACACTTTGGATGACGTTTATGGTCAACTTAACCAACACTATTACGGTGATAGCGTTGAACCAGGCGGCGACATTGCGCTTGAATGGTCACGTATTCCACACTTCTACTACAACTTCTACGTTTACCAATATGCGACTGGTTTTGCGGCTGCAACAGCTTTGGCTAACAAGGTGGTTCATGGTACTGACGCTGATAGAGAGGCATACCTTGGCTTCCTTAAGGCAGGTTCAAGTGATTATCCAACTGAAATCATGAAGCATGCTGGCGTTGATATGACTAAGCCAGACTACTTGGAAGATGCCTTCAAGACTTTTGAAAAGCGTTTAAACGAATTTGAAAGCTTGATTGAAAAGTAA
- a CDS encoding metal ABC transporter solute-binding protein, Zn/Mn family, with the protein MQKSRITKHIFILGLLSAVMLLLSACSSSQKSTSSDKVSIVASTNVCADIAKNVAGKYGNVQAVIKNSATDPHDFEPTTADAKELSKANIIVANGLGYDDWMNKLASSVNKKPVLVGEDLMHLKKGDNPHIWYNLDMPTKYVNYLVKRLSKLQPSHAAYFKANGKKYLAKIAQIKQLAKSGKKDGKPVYVSEPVFDYALQEAGYKIGDKDFEKAVQNGTDPSPKTINKMTKEIEDKKIAFFVNNTQASSSTVKTFVKLAKKNNVPVLSVRETIPNNTTYLDWMKENYQNLANISKQ; encoded by the coding sequence ATGCAAAAATCTAGAATTACAAAACATATTTTTATTTTGGGCTTACTGAGTGCAGTGATGCTGCTGCTTTCTGCATGCTCAAGTAGCCAAAAGTCTACAAGTAGTGATAAGGTATCGATCGTTGCGTCTACTAACGTTTGTGCCGATATTGCCAAAAATGTGGCAGGCAAGTACGGAAACGTGCAAGCTGTGATCAAGAACAGCGCAACTGATCCGCACGATTTCGAACCAACTACGGCTGATGCCAAGGAATTATCCAAGGCCAACATTATTGTGGCAAACGGCCTAGGCTACGATGACTGGATGAATAAATTAGCTAGTTCAGTTAACAAAAAGCCAGTTTTAGTGGGTGAAGATTTGATGCACCTTAAGAAGGGTGACAACCCCCATATTTGGTACAATTTAGATATGCCAACTAAGTACGTGAACTATTTAGTTAAGCGCTTGTCAAAGTTGCAACCAAGTCATGCGGCTTACTTTAAGGCTAATGGTAAAAAATACCTAGCAAAGATTGCGCAAATTAAGCAACTTGCTAAATCAGGCAAAAAGGACGGCAAGCCAGTTTACGTTAGTGAGCCTGTCTTTGACTATGCCTTGCAAGAAGCCGGCTACAAGATCGGTGACAAGGACTTTGAAAAAGCCGTGCAAAATGGTACTGATCCAAGTCCTAAGACTATCAACAAGATGACTAAAGAAATTGAAGATAAGAAGATCGCTTTCTTCGTTAATAACACGCAAGCAAGCAGTTCAACTGTGAAGACTTTTGTTAAATTGGCAAAAAAGAACAATGTGCCAGTGCTCAGCGTGCGAGAAACAATTCCGAACAACACAACTTACTTGGATTGGATGAAAGAAAATTATCAGAATTTAGCTAATATTAGTAAGCAATAA
- a CDS encoding RNA-guided endonuclease InsQ/TnpB family protein, with protein MKRMSSLAYHFGVKLRFYPSSKQKKIIKLNYDAQRFVYNSYVGRNRTSYHAKRYLANRQNRAMPFAFSALNSYEVQLAETVVINNELLAKPKNIRDAYSFLRVKEIDSLALANAIQNYQKAWNNYRKIGHGIPTFHKKRSDWSYQTNCQYPKQSEAYLDNGTARFIDAKHIKLPKLGIVRIAGFRKLIKERLLKQIPTRIGTVTIKKTADDQFYLSMQLGSDTAFVNELPKTQSQIGIDLNLDNFLTASNGAMVANPRFYRKTKKKLAHAQRVLSRRQRRAKKEGRNLWLAKNYQKQRLIVAKLHDKIRRQRNDFLQVLSTALIKNHDLVVAEELRNRNLLKNHALSQSISDVGWRSFLNMLAYKADLYGKEFLTIDPKYTTQRCHACGSIMGQNGYKKLTLKDREWTCPICRMPHIRDWNAAVNILEKGLGNWQNPKIKKAA; from the coding sequence ATGAAAAGAATGAGCAGTTTAGCCTATCATTTTGGCGTTAAGCTTCGCTTTTATCCTAGTTCTAAGCAAAAGAAAATCATTAAACTAAACTATGATGCGCAGCGCTTTGTCTACAACTCTTATGTAGGACGCAATCGGACTAGCTACCATGCTAAACGTTATTTAGCTAATAGGCAAAATCGAGCAATGCCCTTTGCTTTTTCTGCTCTTAATAGCTATGAAGTCCAACTGGCAGAAACAGTAGTCATCAATAATGAATTATTGGCTAAGCCTAAGAATATTCGTGATGCTTATAGCTTTTTACGTGTTAAAGAAATTGATAGTCTCGCTCTTGCCAATGCGATTCAAAACTATCAGAAAGCTTGGAACAACTATCGCAAGATTGGTCATGGAATTCCGACTTTTCACAAAAAACGCAGCGACTGGTCATATCAGACCAACTGTCAATATCCTAAGCAGTCAGAAGCCTATCTTGATAACGGGACAGCTAGATTTATTGATGCTAAACATATTAAATTGCCTAAGCTGGGAATTGTCCGCATTGCTGGTTTTAGAAAACTGATTAAAGAGCGCTTGCTTAAGCAGATTCCAACTAGAATTGGCACAGTCACGATAAAAAAGACCGCTGATGACCAGTTCTACCTGTCTATGCAATTAGGCAGCGATACTGCTTTTGTTAATGAATTACCTAAAACACAAAGTCAAATTGGCATTGACCTCAATTTAGATAACTTCCTAACAGCATCTAACGGAGCAATGGTCGCTAATCCACGATTTTATCGCAAAACCAAAAAGAAGCTGGCCCATGCCCAACGTGTCTTGTCTCGCAGGCAGCGCCGGGCAAAAAAAGAAGGACGCAATTTGTGGCTAGCAAAAAACTATCAAAAACAGCGTCTAATAGTCGCTAAACTGCACGATAAGATCAGAAGACAGCGTAATGACTTTTTACAAGTACTCTCAACTGCACTAATCAAAAACCACGATTTAGTAGTTGCCGAGGAATTAAGAAACAGAAACCTGTTAAAGAATCATGCCTTGTCGCAATCAATTTCTGATGTCGGCTGGCGTAGTTTCCTGAATATGCTGGCTTATAAGGCAGATCTATATGGTAAAGAATTTCTAACAATTGATCCTAAATATACTACTCAACGCTGTCATGCTTGTGGCAGTATTATGGGCCAAAATGGTTATAAGAAATTAACCCTTAAGGATCGGGAGTGGACTTGTCCAATTTGTCGAATGCCCCATATTCGTGATTGGAATGCGGCAGTGAACATCTTAGAAAAAGGATTAGGAAATTGGCAAAATCCTAAAATAAAAAAAGCAGCCTAG